One Salmo salar chromosome ssa01, Ssal_v3.1, whole genome shotgun sequence DNA window includes the following coding sequences:
- the LOC106564444 gene encoding splicing factor ESS-2 homolog: MEGFGKALMSRTLVPANPVTTVALRQPPEETKKTNRKVLDEENYIENLEKIIQRDFFPDVTKLQAQKDYLEAEENGDLGKMREISIKYGSSLAKSTPLSNAPYVTPASFETPEGRPGSPSSVLGKTKKGADSVNKEGDEEEKELPCLDRFLAKNTSEDNASFEQIMVLAEDKEKLRHSWLYEAEAEFKQRHEENLALPSSEKQALECVKAGLETWEYKAKNALMYYPEGVKDDDTLFKKPREVIHKNTRFVGDPFSKALNKCQLQQAAALNAQFKQGKVGPDGKELNAQDSPNVNGYGFEGTPCPSPGMAESPLMTWGEIESTPFRLDGSDSPFQERNIGPSFKIPEPGRRERLGLKMANEAAAKNRAKKKEALRKVTENLASLTPKGLSPALTPALQRLVNRTSSKYTDKALRASYTPSPTHRGAGSKTPLGGPATPSGTPTPSKSRTPASQDPASITDDLLQLPKRRKASDFF, from the exons ATGGAAGGATTTGGAAAGGCGCTGATGTCTAGAACCCTTGTCCCAGCTAATCCTGTAACAACAGTTGCTCTTCGACAGCCACCCGAGGAAACAAAGAAAACAAATCGAAAGGTGCTCGATGAAGAGAACTACATAGAG AATTTAGAGAAGATCATCCAGAGGGACTTTTTTCCAGATGTGACAAAGTTACAAGCGCAGAAGGACTACCTTGAAGCTGAGGAAAATGGGGATCTTGGGAAGATGAGGGAGATATCCATTAAATATGGGTCATCTTTAGCCAAGTCCACACCACTCTCCAATGCCCCAT ATGTTACTCCAGCTTCTTTTGAGACACCAGAGGGTCGTCCTGGATCGCCCTCTTCTGTACTGGGGAAAACCAAGAAAGGAGCAGACAGCG TGAATAaggaaggagatgaggaggagaaagagCTGCCATGTCTTGATCGTTTCCTGGCTAAGAACACAAGCGAGGATAATGCATCCTTTGAGCAGATCATGGTTCTAGCAGAAGACAAGGAGAAGTTGAGGCATTCGTGGTTATATGAGGCGGAGGCTGAATTTAAACAG CGGCATGAAGAAAACCTTGCCCTGCCGTCATCAGAGAAGCAAGCCCTTGAGTGTGTAAAGGCAGGACTAGAGACCTGGGAGTACAAAGCAAAGAATGCCCTTATGTACTATCCAGAGG GTGTCAAGGATGATGACACCCTCTTCAAGAAGCCTAGGGAGGTGATTCACAAGAACACTCGTTTTGTGGGAGACCCCTTCAGCAAAGCCCTTAACAAATGCCAGCTTCAGCAGGCTGCAGCCCTCAATGCACAG TTCAAACAGGGTAAAGTAGGCCCAGATGGCAAAGAGCTTAATGCCCAGGATTCCCCTAATGTTAACGGATATGGGTTTGAAGGAACTCCCTGCCCTTCCCCAG GTATGGCTGAGTCCCCCCTGATGACCTGGGGTGAGATAGAGAGCACACCCTTTCGCTTGGATGGGTCTGACTCGCCGTTTCAAGAGCGGAATATCGGCCCATCGTTCAAG ATTCCAGAACCAGGAAGAAGAGAGCGGTTGGGTTTGAAAATGGCCAATGAGGCTGCAGCCAAAAACCGGGCAAAGAAGAAAGAAGCATTGCGAAAGGTCACAGAAAATCTTGCAAG TCTCACACCAAAAGGCCTGAGCCCAGCATTGACCCCTGCCCTTCAGAGGCTTGTAAACCGGACCTCCAGCAAATACACAGATAAAGCTCTAAGGGCAAGCTACACACCATCGCCCACACACAGAGGAGCAGGCTCCAAAACCCCCCTGGGTGGTCCAGCCACTCCCTCAGGCACTCCGACACCAAGCAAATCCAGGACCCCCGCCTCCCAGGACCCAGCGTCCATCACAGACGACCTACTGCAGCTTCCCAAGAGGAGGAAAGCCTCTGACTTCTTCTGA
- the LOC106564460 gene encoding testis-specific serine/threonine-protein kinase 1-like has product MDDSLVLKKRGYTLGISLGEGSYAKVKSAYSERLKTNVAIKIINRRKAPADFLEKFLPRELEILASLNHRNIVKTFEIFETSEGKVYMIMELGVQGDLLEFIKFRGALPEDFTRKLFKQLSLAIQFAHDLDVVHRDLKCENLLLDKDFNLKVSDFGFARRINYDDAGQMILSKTFCGSAAYAAPEVLQGLPYNAKVYDVWSMGVVLFIMLCGSMPYDDSNIKKMLKIQKEHRVDFPRSKTVPTECKDLMYRMLNPDVAQRIEVDDILDHVWVQSKSKSHDGSKRREDGPSSEAACSKKERKGESSKHPHGNENKKGAKVEVEPELGPKLSVEGKEAAEPSKHTKKESSPDARNDIPADSC; this is encoded by the coding sequence ATGGATGACTCACTGGTGCTGAAGAAACGGGGATATACACTGGGCATCAGTTTAGGCGAGGGGTCATACGCCAAAGTAAAATCTGCTTATTCCGAGCGTCTTAAGACCAATGTTGCTATCAAAATTATTAACAGAAGAAAGGCGCCAGCGGATTTTTTGGAGAAGTTCTTACCACGGGAACTGGAGATCCTTGCATCCCTAAATCACCGAAACATCGTCAAGACCTTCGAGATATTCGAGACTTCAGAAGGGAAGGTGTACATGATTATGGAGCTTGGTGTGCAAGGGGACCTACTAGAGTTCATCAAATTCAGGGGTGCTTTGCCCGAGGATTTCACCAGAAAACTGTTCAAACAACTGTCACTTGCAATACAATTTGCACACGACCTAGATGTTGTTCACAGAGACCTGAAATGTGAAAACCTGCTATTGGACAAAGACTTCAACCTCAAAGTGTCCGACTTTGGATTTGCCAGGAGGATCAATTATGATGATGCTGGACAAATGATTCTCAGCAAAACATTCTGTGGCTCTGCAGCCTATGCAGCACCAGAGGTATTACAGGGGCTCCCATACAACGCCAAAGTGTATGACGTTTGGAGTATGGGGGTCGTTCTATTCATCATGCTCTGTGGGTCTATGCCCTATGATGACTCCAATATTAAGAAGATGCTGAAGATTCAGAAAGAGCATCGCGTTGACTTCCCACGCAGCAAAACTGTCCCTACAGAGTGCAAAGACCTGATGTATCGCATGCTTAACCCAGATGTGGCCCAGAGGATAGAGGTCGATGATATCCTTGACCATGTATGGGTGCAGTCAAAATCCAAATCACATGATGGTAGTAAGAGACGAGAAGATGGGCCTTCATCTGAAGCTGCTTGCTCCAAAAAAGAAAGGAAGGGTGAAAGTAGTAAGCATCCTCATGGCAATGAGAACAAGAAAGGGGCAAAAGTGGAGGTTGAGCCCGAATTGGGCCCTAAACTTTCTGTGGAGGGCAAAGAGGCAGCTGAACCATCTAAGCACACCAAGAAAGAATCATCCCCAGATGCAAGGAATGACATCCCTGCTGATTCATGTTGA